A genomic window from Drosophila sulfurigaster albostrigata strain 15112-1811.04 chromosome 4, ASM2355843v2, whole genome shotgun sequence includes:
- the LOC133846975 gene encoding LOW QUALITY PROTEIN: ephrin type-B receptor 1-B (The sequence of the model RefSeq protein was modified relative to this genomic sequence to represent the inferred CDS: inserted 3 bases in 3 codons), with translation MILLPKHKMASTQIHTDVIRHKLPIFHLICSIVIAITNNFNNTKADQVILLDTTREATLEWTRYPYGPQAQTPGWVEESFTDFVKGINWRSYVVCDVAYHNVNNWLWSPFIDRGPANRLYIEIQFTIRDCSLFPGNALSCKETFSLLFYEFDAATREPPPWQTDSYKLIARIAAGEGRFNQNSDVDINTEVKSIAVNKKGVYFAFRDQGACISVLAVKVYYITCPAVTENFAHFNETPTGREITIIEKQNGTCVENSEPYETPTYLCKGDGKWTILTGGCRCKVGFEPNEINNTCTECPAGMFRSAEVRKCVPCPPNSNSSKAGSPLCKCKSGYYRHPIDGGYMPCYKPPGPPTNLTLLFIDQTSAIISWSAPAKDLDFMTNGMDKFRSEILYKIRCTMCSSNVMFNPSTDTFNETKVTLTNLDPVTTYTVQIHAANGISHIVESAIFGNETFLXSESQFNNASSAFASINIHQFDLNEIKTNYSEIMFTTESVMFSTVFNLRVVAITNNDVDLVWEKPVQSDTPIELYEVRWFPKSDMDLINKTALNTKDTKVHIDGLIDNTEYGFQVRCKTNNGFGSYSNMVYAQTHLSVESVYEDTMQIRFIAGAIVTGVFFLVVIIVATVYFMRSKHQDELDXKSTNHLPLPIDYTSNEVHAMDTTPIVKTLHSNVTTPLFGNSRSYVDPHTYEDPNQAIREFAREIDANYITIEAIIGGGEFGDVCRGRLKIPPNFVQDIDVAIKTLKPGSSEKARCDFXTEASIMGQFDHPNVIYLQGVVTRSNPVMIITEYMENGSLDTFLRVNDGKFQTLQLIVMLRGISSGMSYLSDMNYVHRDLAARNVLVDAQLICKIADFGLSREIENASDAYTTRGGKIPVRWTAPEAIAFRKFTSASDVWSYGVVLWEVMSYGERPYWNWSNQDVIKSIEKGYRLPAPMDCPEALYQLMLDCWQKQRTHRPTFASIVSTLDNLARQPQSLLTTRSSPENDSTQHILDTQRGHNIFISTDLWLENIKMSRYCQHFKEANLVSAQQISRLTAQQLSDMGITLVGHQKKILHQARQLDTII, from the exons ATGATACTTCttccaaaacacaaaatggcTTCCACACAAATCCATACTGATGTAATACGACATAAGTTgccaattttccatttaatttgttcaatAGTGATTGCAATTACGAACAACTTTAATAATACCAAAGCAGATCAAG ttattttgttGGATACAACGAGAGAAGCCACATTGGAATGGACGAGATACCCGTATGGGCCTCAAGCGCAAACTCCAGGA TGGGTGGAAGAGTCGTTTACAGACTTCGTCAAAGGCATTAATTGGCGTAGCTATGTGGTATGCGATGTTGCCTACCACAATGTTAATAATTGGCTATGGTCGCCATTTATTGACCGTGGACCCGCGAATCGTCTTTACatcgaaattcaatttacaattcGAGATTGTTCACTCTTTCcag gaAATGCTTTGTCGTGCAAGGAAACGTTTAGTTTGTTATTTTACGAATTTGATGCAGCTACCCGAGAGCCGCCTCCGTGGCAAACGGACAGTTACAAATTAATTGCTCGTATTGCAGCTGGTGAAGGCCGATTTAATCAAAACTCTGATGTAGATATTAATACGGAAGTGAAAAGTATAGCTGTAAACAAAAAAGGcgtttattttgcatttcgtGATCAGGGAGCTTGCATCAGTGTACTTGCTGTTAAAGTATATTATATCACCTGTCCGGCGGTTACCGAAAATTTCGCTCACTTTAATGAGACTCCTACGGGTCGTGAAATTACCATAATTGAGAAACAAAACGGAACATGCGTTGAAAACTCTGAGCCTTATGAAACCCCGACATACCTTTGTAAGGGTGACGGCAAGTGGACAATTCTAACTGGCGGATGTCGTTGTAAGGTGGGCTTTGAGCCTAATGAAATCAACAACACTTGCACTG AATGCCCAGCTGGTATGTTTAGATCGGCTGAAGTGCGTAAGTGTGTGCCTTGCCCCCCAAATTCCAATAGCTCCAAAGCGGGCTCACCGTTGTGCAAATGCAAATCCGGATACTATAGACATCCAATTGATGGAGGTTACATGCCCTGCTATAAACCACCCGGCCCTCCCACGAATTTAACGCTGTTATTTATTGATCAAACTAGCGCTATCATTTCATGGAGTGCACCCGCAAAAGATTTAGATTTTATGACAAACGGAATGGATAAATTTCGAAGtgaaattttatacaaaatacgTTGCACAATGTGCAGCTCGAATGTAATGTTCAATCCGTCAACGGATACGTTTAATGAAACAAAAGTAACGCTTACGAATTTGGATCCAGTTACTACATATACGGTGCAAATTCATGCAGCAAATGGAATTTCGCATATAGTTGAAAGCGCTATCTTTGGcaatgaaacatttt atagtGAAAGTCAATTTAACAATGCTTCTTCAGCATTTGCAAGTATTAATATTCATCAATTTGATCTAAACGAAATCAAAACCAATTATTCTGAAATTATGTTTACTACGGAGTCTGTAATGTTTTCAACCGTATTTAATTTACGTGTCGTCGCTATTACAAATAATGATGTCGATCTTGTTTGGGAAAAACCCGTTCAGAGTGACACACCAATTGAGTTGTATGAAGTTCGCTGGTTTCCAAAATCCGATATGGATTTGATCAATAAAACTGCATTGAACACAAAGGACACCAAAGTCCATATAGATGGATTAATCGATAATACCGAATATGGATTTCAAGTGCGctgtaaaacaaataatgGTTTTGGTTCATACAGCAATATGGTGTATGCTCAAACGCATCTTTCAGTTGAATcag tttacgAGGACACTATGCAAATACGATTTATTGCTGGTGCAATTGTCACGGGTGTTTTCTTCTTGGTGGTTATTATTGTGGCGACGGTTTATTTTATGCGATCCAAACATCAAGATGAACTTG AAAAGTCCACAAATCATCTGCCATTGCCAATAGACTACACTAGTAATGAAg tacatGCTATGGATACAACTCCAATTGTTAAGACTCTACATTCGAAtg TGACGACTCCTTTGTTTGGCAATAGTCGCAGCTATGTGGATCCCCATACTTACGAAGATCCAAATCAAGCAATTCGGGAATTTGCACGTGAAATCGATGCAAACTACATTACAATTGAAGCAATTATTG GTGGCGGCGAATTTGGAGATGTGTGTCGGGGACGTCTTAAAATTCCTCCCAACTTTGTACAGGACATTGATGTTGCAATTAAGACTTTAAAACCAG GCTCATCGGAAAAAGCACGTTGTGACT TGACAGAGGCTTCAATTATGGGGCAGTTTGATCATCCAAACGTAATATACCTTCAAGGTGTTGTCACACGCTCCAATCCCGTTATGATTATCACAGAATATATGGAAAATGGCAGCTTGGATACTTTCCTTCGTGTAAATGATGGCAAATTTCAAACTTTACAATTGATAGTGATGCTGCGTGGTATCTCAAGTGGCATGTCGTATCTGAGTGATATGAATTATGTGCATCGGGACTTAGCAGCACGCAACGTTCTAGTCGATGCCCAACTCATTTGCAAAATTGCCGATTTCGGATTGTCTcgtgaaattgaaaatgccagTGATGCTTATACAACTCGA GGTGGAAAAATTCCTGTTCGATGGACTGCACCGGAAGCTATTGCGTTTCGTAAATTTACATCTGCATCAGATGTTTGGTCATATGGAGTCGTTTTATGGGAAGTGATGTCTTATGGTGAACGCCCTTATTGGAATTGGTCAAACCAG GATGTTATTAAAAGCATTGAGAAGGGTTATCGCTTGCCTGCCCCTATGGATTGTCCAGAAGCTCTATACCAGCTAATGTTGGATTGCTGGCAAAAACAGAGAACACATAGACCAACATTTGCAAGCATTGTATCAACCTTAGATAATTTAGCAAGACAACCGCAGTCTCTGCTAACCACAAGAAGTTCACCAGAGAATGATTCAACACAACATATTCTGGATACACAACGTGGtcataacatttttattagcaCCGATTTATGGCTAGAGAATATCAAAATGTCTAGATATTGTCAACACTTCAAAGAGGCTAATTTAGTGAGTGCTCAACAG ATCTCAAGATTAACAGCTCAACAGTTATCCGATATGGGTATAACTTTAGTTGGACATCAAAAGAAGATTTTACATCAAGCTCGTCAGCTTGacacaataatataa
- the LOC133846987 gene encoding LOW QUALITY PROTEIN: calcium/calmodulin-dependent protein kinase type 1 (The sequence of the model RefSeq protein was modified relative to this genomic sequence to represent the inferred CDS: inserted 3 bases in 3 codons): MPLFGXKDSGKKAKSKDTKELNKQISIEEKYNLHGLLGTGAFSEVRLAESKETPGDHFAVKIIDKKALKGKEESLENEIRVLRRFSANHFDGNSSNGERLTHPNIVQLLETYEDKAKVYLVMELVTGGELFDRIVEKGSYTEKDASHLIRQILEAVDYMHEQGVVHRDLKPENLLYYSPQDDSKIMISDFGLSKMEDSGIMATACGTPGYVAPEVLAQKPYGKAVDVWSIGXISYILLCGXPPFYDENDANLFAQILKGEFEFDSPYWDEISESAKHFIKNLMCVTVEKRYTCKQALCHPWISGNEASSKNIHGTVSEQLKKNFAKSRWKQAYYAATVIRQMQRMALSSSTANVIDETPSNSITGNGNQQNSVAKETPSNVDASFKTAQLSTSTDLNLEESAQ; this comes from the exons ATGCCACTGTTTG AAAAGGACTCGGGCAAGAAGGCCAAGTCAAAAGACACAAAAGAGTTAAACAAGCAGATTTCGATTGAAGAGAAATATAACCTCCACGGTCTATTAGGAAC GGGAGCTTTTTCTGAGGTGCGCTTGGCTGAAAGTAAAGAGACACCTGGTGATCATTTTGCCGTGAAGATAATTGATAAAAAAGCTCTAAAGGGTAAAGAAGAATCGTTGGAAAATGAGATACGAGTACTTCGAAG GTTCAGTGCAAATCATTTCGATGGCAACAGTTCGAATGGAGAGCG aCTTACACATCCTAATATTGTGCAGCTACTAGAAACTTATGAAGATAAGGCAAAAGTGTATCTGGTTATGGAATT AGTAACTGGTGGAGAATTATTCGACCGGATTGTAGAGAAGGGCTCGTACACAGAAAAAGACGCATCACATTTAATAAGGCAAATCTTAGAGGCTGTCGACTATATGCATGAACAGGGCGTTGTACATAGGGATCTAAAG cCCGAAAATCTATTATACTACAGTCCACAAGATGATAGTAAAATAATGATAAGCGATTTCGGATTATCGAAAATGGAAGATTCCGGTATTATGGCAACAGCTTGTGGAACTCCTGGATATGTTGCACCTGAAGTTCTAGCCCAAAAGCCATATGGGAAGGCTGTTGATGTCTGGAGTATAG TGATATCTTATATACTGCTCTGTG TACCCCCATTTTACGATGAAAATGATgccaatttatttgcacaGATTCTTAAAG gtgaatttgaatttgattcgCCTTACTGGGATGAAATTAGTGAATCAGCGAAACATTTCATCAAAAACTTAATGTGTGTTACAGTTGAAAAGCGATATACATGCAAACAAGCATTATGCCATCCTTG GATCTCGGGTAATGAagccagcagcaaaaacattCACGGCACCGTTTCGGAACAACTTAAGAAAAACTTTGCTAAGTCGCGTTGGAAG caAGCATATTATGCTGCCACCGTCATCCGACAAATGCAGCGAATGGCGTTAAGTAGTAGTACGGCTAATGTAATTGATGAAACGCCATCTAATAGTATAACTGGCAATGGTAACCAACAAAATTCTGTTGCAAAGGAGACTCCTAGTAATGTAGATGCATCTTTTAAAACAGCGCAATTAAGCACTTCAACCGATTTGAATTTGGAGGAATCAGCGCAATAA